CATCGTgtatatactgtacgtatCCTCTGTACAAATACAACCACTTGACACTATCCCGCATGGCCGAGACTCTTCGCAACAGTCGTGATCTGCAAGTTGAAACCTTTGCTGTGTTTCCGCGTCCTTCATAGGGCTGCTAGTTTCCCCACTACCGGGCGAAGCCTCCGCTAGACTTTCCGGGCCAAacgtgcgccgccgtccacgggCAACGATCGGGGGCAAACAATGGTTTGCGCACGGACTTGAGGTTGAAGGGAGgggacgagagagagagcagggGGAGGAAACTCACACCCTGCGCATAGCCTCGCGCAGCAACGGCGCAACCTGCTTTCGACTTGCAGCGAGATCGTGCTGTCTCCACGCGAACCTCGTATTCTGCTCGCGACCAGCGCTAGCAGTAGTACTACTAGCAGCAACCtcgtctgcagcgccgccatcggcgggagcgtcgtcgagctcgccgccgtgccacTGTTTGAGCCCGAGCTTGTCCCCGGCCAGTTCTGCAAAcgtgttggcggcggctgcaccTCGTAGATTGAAACCCCAAATGAGAAGGTGCCGCTGGAACTCCCTGTTCGGGTGGGAAGTAgtcatgacggcggcgacatcgagGTTGCGCTCCTTGGCCCACGAGGACAGGTGCTGcaggaaggcggcggcgctgccgtcggcccTGTCGAGGAGGTAGCTAAAGTCCTGCACGACGCAGCTCACGCCGAGGGTTAAGCCGCCGTCCTCCCACTCCTTGTAGTCCTTGCGAAAGATGTCGCGGAAGGACAGGCCGGAGATgtcctccttgacggccgATATGTCCTCAAAGTACTCATCCCTGCAGAAACCGTCGTCCCGCGCCTTGGACTCGAGGTACTGGACCGCACGgacgtccttgtccttgacctTTGCCTCGGCCGTGAGGTTCACCGTGTCcaggaggatggcggcgagccccAGCCGGACGAGGTCATGGTCCCCGCGGCTGTCCTGCTGGCTGAGTTCGTCCCATGCGGCGCGGCACTCGTCGACCACGAGGCTCATGCAGCTGCCGCATGgctcgacgatgcgcggGGCGGAATCCTGTGGGACCTGGTGCTCCTCTACGTGGTGGTCCACGCATCccacgacgcgggcggcataGCCCGCGGCCTTGAGCGGGCCCGTGACGGCGTtatggtcgacgaggacccAGCGCGTGTCCTCGGGCGCGAgcccgccagcaccagcactagcagcaccagcacgatcgccgccgaccccggagctggcggacggcgcgccggcggcggcggcggcggacggcagGGGAAACTCGGACAAGGTCAGGAGATCCGTGGGGGACaagccggcgcggcgcagaaCGGCAG
Above is a genomic segment from Purpureocillium takamizusanense chromosome 2, complete sequence containing:
- the PPX1 gene encoding Exopolyphosphatase (EggNog:ENOG503P0WK~COG:C) → MTAVLRRAGLSPTDLLTLSEFPLPSAAAAAGAPSASSGVGGDRAGAASAGAGGLAPEDTRWVLVDHNAVTGPLKAAGYAARVVGCVDHHVEEHQVPQDSAPRIVEPCGSCMSLVVDECRAAWDELSQQDSRGDHDLVRLGLAAILLDTVNLTAEAKVKDKDVRAVQYLESKARDDGFCRDEYFEDISAVKEDISGLSFRDIFRKDYKEWEDGGLTLGVSCVVQDFSYLLDRADGSAAAFLQHLSSWAKERNLDVAAVMTTSHPNREFQRHLLIWGFNLRGAAAANTFAELAGDKLGLKQWHGGELDDAPADGGAADEVAASSTTASAGREQNTRFAWRQHDLAASRKQVAPLLREAMRRV
- the PPX1 gene encoding Exopolyphosphatase (EggNog:ENOG503P0WK~COG:C), which encodes MPPPRPRASLKSFLASAKAALVAPASQRASPLTVVVGNESADLDSLCCAIVYAYIRSHSPPHSLHVPLSNLPRADFGLRTEMTAVLRRAGLSPTDLLTLSEFPLPSAAAAAGAPSASSGVGGDRAGAASAGAGGLAPEDTRWVLVDHNAVTGPLKAAGYAARVVGCVDHHVEEHQVPQDSAPRIVEPCGSCMSLVVDECRAAWDELSQQDSRGDHDLVRLGLAAILLDTVNLTAEAKVKDKDVRAVQYLESKARDDGFCRDEYFEDISAVKEDISGLSFRDIFRKDYKEWEDGGLTLGVSCVVQDFSYLLDRADGSAAAFLQHLSSWAKERNLDVAAVMTTSHPNREFQRHLLIWGFNLRGAAAANTFAELAGDKLGLKQWHGGELDDAPADGGAADEVAASSTTASAGREQNTRFAWRQHDLAASRKQVAPLLREAMRRV